From a single Brassica napus cultivar Da-Ae chromosome C9, Da-Ae, whole genome shotgun sequence genomic region:
- the LOC106421417 gene encoding uncharacterized protein LOC106421417 produces the protein MAVSMWPDISHLSVSRPELINVLRQMGQQVKWPHKMKAHDSFWNPGFWCDFHQDHGHKTEDCVALKIEVNDLLRKGHLREFLSEKAKSHLSKETTGKPTEAAPVSPPRQERVIHVISGGLEVSGISHAAARKSTWNAKHGLEAAKPKRLLLGTDEISFTAKELEKVLTPHHDTLVISLTVANCLVKRILVDNGSSGNIIFQAAYKDPRLEEGALTRRVTPLIGFSGEVKQTTGEITLHVYAEGVNMSTKFLVVDCDSSYNMILGRPWIHRIGAVPSILHQMVKFPTPWGHKGDQRGSRIFPRLLSDHSERKDQGLIAITEQTSSHRGTGGRRNG, from the coding sequence ATGGCAGTGTCCATGTGGCCAGACATCTCTCACCTCTCCGTCTCAAGGCCGGAGCTTATCAATGTTCTGAGGCAGATGGGCCAGCAGGTCAAGTGGCCTCATAAGATGAAAGCCCACGACTCTTTCTGGAATCCTGGCTTCTGGTGCGACTTCCACCAAGATCACGGTCACAAAACGGAGGACTGCGTTGCACTAAAGATCGAGGTCAACGACCTGCTTAGGAAAGGGCACCTTAGAGAGTTCCTTTCCGAGAAGGCCAAGAGCCATCTAAGCAAGGAGACTACGGGTAAGCCCACTGAAGCTGCTCCCGTCTCGCCACCGCGACAGGAACGAGTTATCCATGTCATCTCGGGCGGTTTGGAAGTCAGCGGCATAAGCCATGCAGCCGCGAGGAAAAGCACCTGGAATGCCAAGCACGGCCTAGAGGCTGCCAAGCCAAAACGCCTGCTCCTAGGGACGGATGAAATAAGTTTCACGGCCAAAGAGCTAGAGAAAGTCCTCACTCCTCACCACGACACCCTGGTTATCTCGCTCACTGTAGCGAACTGCCTGGTAAAAAGGATACTGGTAGATAATGGAAGTTCAggcaacatcatcttccaggcCGCATACAAGGACCCGAGGCTGGAGGAAGGCGCTCTAACTCGTAGGGTAACCCCCCTTATAGGTTTCAGCGGGGAAGTCAAGCAAACCACTGGGGAGATAACCCTACATGTATACGCCGAAGGAGTCAACATGTCAACCAAATTCCTCGTGGTTGATTGCGATTCGTCCTACAACATGATCTTAGGACGGCCCTGGATCCACAGAATTGGGGCTGTTCCCTCGATTCTTCACCAAATGGTGAAGTTCCCTACGCCCTGGGGGCATAAAGGCGATCAGAGGGGATCAAGAATATTCCCGCGCCTGCTATCAGACCACTCTGAAAGGaaagaccaaggtcttatagcaattacagagcAAACCTCATCACACCGAGGAACCGGAGGTAGAAGAAATGGATGA
- the LOC106421484 gene encoding C2 and GRAM domain-containing protein At5g50170 isoform X2, whose product MVITDAEGWNFTAKVTGKILLSMSLQGKSESTSDEKVLPYKQDVTLEAVKEVQGSAKEGKRRKHHDGKHIMKNLVNQIDKLFHKKEEISKRLNDEPAGDSVTSNYEDATDKSCSSAATTCTSFEEGLDLMQSSDGEIEEMPENLVGGILVDQKYLVSPSDLNKFLFSPNSQFRKELAELQSLTDVQEGPWTMIQEDITPRLTRLVTYMRPATKLVKAGKATESQVYRKASGNQFAVFVSVSTPDVPYGNTFKVELLYKIEPVTEPNAVGESSRLIISWGIQFSQSTIMKGMIEGGARQGLKESFEQFSDLLAKNYKTLDPAVVLDKEQVIATVQSEQKTDLKSAFLYFWSSSVVCAVLLSVYVVVHMLHCEPSKIQGVEFYGLDLPDSFGELFSSGTLVLLLERVYMMTVHFIQARLHRGRDQGGKANGKGWILTIALIKGTNLASVEATELFDPYVVFTCNGKTRTSSVKLQAQDPQWNEVIEFDAMEEPPSVLDVEVFDFDGPFDQGVSLGHAEINFLKLTADELADLCVPLVGHHAQASQSKLQLRIFLENKNGVETMKDYLSKVEKEVGKKLNIRSPQKNSAFQKLFGLPHEEFLLKEYTCYLKRKLPVQGKLFLSARIVAFYSNIFGHKTKFYFLWEDMDDIQVLPPTLASLGSPLLLIILKKNRGLDAKHGAKSQDEEGRLWFYFQSFVSFDATSRTIMALWKTRTLSVDQRAHIAEEESDVSDPFFLPGDVAVVSDADPLQMSKVYACDLPGDVELVMKIFGGGEMERKIMEKSGCLNYASTTWESKKPGIYERRVSYKYNHTVSVFGGGVTCSQQKSTAPNDEGWILNDIVALHDVPFGDNFRVHLRYEVKKAGVDCKTSKCEVYLRIRWLKPIKFEQRISKSIMEKFRNRLKVIFDLFQKESVANSSLTLL is encoded by the exons GGAAAATCCTTCTCAGTATGTCTTTGCAAGGGAAGTCTGAAAGTACCTCTgatgaaaaagttctcccttaTAAGCAGGATGTGACCTTGGAGGCTGTTAAAGAAGTCCAAGGATCTGCTAAAGAAGGGAAACGGCGTAAACACCATGATGGGAAGCACATTATGAAGAATCTCGTCAACCAGATTGACAAGCTTTTTCATAAGAAAGAGGAAATCTCTAAGAGACTCAACGATGAGCCAGCAGGAGATAGTGTAACCTCAAATTATGAGGACGCCACAGACAAATCTTGCTCCTCTGCTGCTACTACTTGTACTAGCTTTGAAGAAGGCCTTGATCTGATGCAGTCTAGCGACGGAGAAATAGAAGAAATGCCTGAGAATCTTGTTGGGGGAATTCTTGTCGATCAGAAATATTTAGTCTCACCTTCTGATCTTAACAAATTTCTCTTCTCGCCCAATTCCCAGTTTAGGAAAGAGTTGGCTGAACTTCAAAGTTTAACCGATGTACAGGAAGGGCCTTGGACAATGATTCAGGAAGATATTACTCCTCGTCTAACACGGCTTGTCACATACATGAGACCTGCAACAAAGTTGGTCAAAGCAGGAAAAGCTACAGAGAGTCAAGTTTACCGGAAAGCGAGTGGGAATCAGTTTGCTGTTTTTGTAAGTGTAAGTACACCAGATGTTCCTTATGGAAACACCTTTAAAGTAGAGTTGCTTTACAAGATTGAACCTGTAACGGAGCCAAACGCTGTTGGTGAATCTTCTCGGCTGATTATATCGTGGGGTATTCAATTCAGCCAAAGTACTATAATGAAAGGTATGATTGAAGGAGGTGCTAGGCAAGGGCTGAAAGAGAGTTTTGAGCAATTTTCTGATCTCTTGGCTAAGAATTACAAAACTCTTGATCCGGCTGTTGTATTGGACAAGGAGCAGGTCATAGCAACAGTGCAGTCAGAGCAAAAGACAGATTTGAAATCAGCTTTTCTATACTTCTGGAGTTCCTCTGTCGTCTGTGCAGTTCTGTTGTCTGTGTATGTTGTGGTACATATGCTTCACTGTGAGCCCAGCAAAATCCAAGGAGTTGAATTCTATGGTCTTGATTTACCTGATAGTTTTGGGGAGCTGTTTTCTAGTGGGACACTAGTTCTTCTTTTGGAGCGTGTTTATATGATGACAGTCCACTTTATACAAGCTAGACTGCATCGAG GAAGAGACCAAGGAGGCAAAGCTAATGGTAAGGGATGGATTCTGACAATAGCTCTAATTAAGGGCACAAATTTGGCTTCGGTGGAAGCAACAGAGCTCTTTGATCCTTATGTTGTTTTCACTTGCAATGGGAAAACAAGAACAAGCTCTGTCAAACTTCAAGCACAGGATCCTCAGTGGAATG AGGTGATCGAATTTGATGCAATGGAGGAACCACCGTCAGTATTAGATGTTGAGGTATTTGATTTCGATGGTCCATTTGACCAGGGTGTCTCCCTTGGGCATGCGGAGATAAATTTCCTGAAACTCACAGCGGATGAACTTGCGGACTTGTGTGTTCCTTTAGTTGGTCATCATGCTCAAGCGTCTCAATCAAAATTACAGCTGAGAATTTTTCTGGAAAACAAGAACGGTGTTGAAACAATGAAGGATTACTTGAGCAAGGTGGAAAAGGAAGTCGGAAAGAAG TTGAACATTCGGTCGCCACAAAAGAACTCCGCTTTCCAGAAACTGTTTGGTTTGCCCCATGAAGAGTTTCTTCTCAAAGAATATACATGTTACTTGAAGAGAAAACTCCCTGTGCAG GGCAAGCTCTTTCTGTCGGCTAGAATTGTGGCGTTCTATTCTAATATATTTGGACACAAGACAAAGTTTTACTTTCTCTGGGAAGATATGGATGACATCCAAGTGCTCCCCCCAACTCTTGCTTCCTTAGGTAGCCCTTTGCTGCTCATTATTCTGAAAAAGAACCGAGGTCTTGATGCAAAGCATGGGGCTAAATCTCAGGATGAGGAAGGAAGGCTTTGGTTCTATTTCCAGTCATTTGTCTCATTTGATGCGACTAGCAG GACAATCATGGCTTTGTGGAAAACGAGGACGTTAAGTGTTGATCAAAGAGCACATATagcagaagaagaatcagatgtGTCAGATCCTTTCTTCTTGCCAGGAGATGTTGCAGTTGTTTCAGATGCCGATCCGTTACAGATGTCAAAGGTGTACGCATGTGATCTACCTGGCGAT GTAGAATTAGTTATGAAGATCTTCGGTGGAGGAGAAATGGAGCGTAAGATCATGGAGAAATCTGGATGTCTCAATTACGCGAGCACAACATGGGAGTCTAAAAAACCGGGGATCTACGAAAGACGGGTTTCTTACAAATACAATCACACTGTCTCTGTGTTTGGGGGCGGAGTTACCTGCTCACAACAGAAATCTACAGCTCCAAATGATGAAGGCTGGATCTTAAATGACATTGTAGCTCTTCATGATGTTCCATTTGGAGACAATTTTCGC GTTCATCTAAGGTATGAAGTGAAAAAAGCAGGAGTTGATTGTAAAACAAGCAAGTGTGAGGTCTACTTGAGGATCCGGTGGCTGAAACCAATAAAGTTTGAACAGAGGATAAGCAAAAGTATAATGGAGAAGTTCAGGAATCGATTGAAGGTTATATTTGATTTGTTCCAGAAAGAATCTGTTGCAAATTCGTCTTTGACACTTCTTTGA
- the LOC106421419 gene encoding uncharacterized protein LOC106421419, with translation MDLVQGDRSVRSYESEFTRLRRHVFDGRHDEATMIRNLMYRLKPELGSRLAGRNFSSLSELVEKAVNVEPVLEAERKTIPHSGGHTKFSQGERLNFNKGPRSNKGKGKGVGGQANNRGNTGVCYTCDQPGHISRFCPKNQSNNQRSNQQGYSSIRMEDFTCFSCGMKGHYASSCPNKPIPSTPLAIRAPPSRPAIEPAPNKQNLGGRVYALGVENPDNAGPSSGPITGTIHVAAKPTHVLFDSGATHNFVTPEIAARFWDCFVVDRINVAVLTPADRTLQADQCIKNVPLVIQEKEFVADLLVVPLKGYEVILGMDCLSSYGVQTILEREAMRVQDLFLDGEVYLVTLSVSGGATNDEVKVEDIEVVQEFEDIFAPLKELPPPRSNPFTITLEPEAKPLAKAPYRMAPACWLS, from the exons ATGGACCTTGTTCAAGGAGATAGGTCGGTAAGGAGTTATGAGTCGGAGTTCACAAGGTTGAGACGACATGTCTTTGATGGGCGCCATGATGAAGCAACTATGATCCGTAACTTGATGTACAGATTGAAGCCGGAGCTtggaagtcgtttagctggaaggAACTTTAGCAGCTTATCTGAGCTAGTGGAAAAAGCTGTTAATGTTGAGCCTGTATTGGAGGCTGAAAGGAAGACAATACCACATTCTGGTGGACACACCAAGTTTAGCCAAGGAGAAAGGCTGAATTTCAACAAGGGTCCAAGATCTAACAAAGGCAAAGGGAAAGGAGTTGGAGGCCAAGCCAACAATCGTGGTAACACTGGGGTATGTTACACATGTGATCAGCCGGGACATatttcaaggttttgtcccaaaaacCAGAGCAATAACCAACGAAGTAACCAGCAGGGTTATTCATCGATAAGGATGGAAGAtttcacttgtttctcttgcggTATGAAGGGCCATTATGCATCGTCTTGTCCAAACAAGCCAATCCCTTCGACCCCTCTCGCGATCCGAGCTCCTCCTAGCCGTCCAGCTATTGAGCCAGCACCAAATAAGCAAAACCTAGGAGGTAGAGTTTATGCCTTAGGGGTAGAAAACCCAGACAATGCAGGACCGTCAAGCGGTCCCATCACAG GAACCATACATGTTGCTGCTAAacccacacatgtattgttcgactcGGGGGCAACACATAATTTTGTGACCCCTGAAATAGCTGCCCGGttttgggattgttttgttGTTGACAGGATAAACGTGGCCGTCTTGACCCCCGCAGACCGAACCCTTCAAGCAGATCAGTGTATCAAGAATGTTCCATTGGTCATTCAAGAGAAAGAATTTGTGGCAGATCTGTTAGTCGTGCCTTTGAAAGGGTACGAAGTAATCCTTGGAATGGATTGCTTATCGAGCTACGGAGTTCAGACGATTTTGGAAAGGGAAG CAATGAGAGTACAAGATTTGTTTCTAGATGGGGAAGTGTATTTGGTAACTTTATCGGTTAGTGGAGGAGCCACTAATGATGAAGTTAAGGTCGAAGACATAGAAGTGGTCCAAGAGTTTGAGGATATCTTTGCACCACTAAAGGAATTACCTCCACCTCGGAGTAATCCCTTTACCATTACTTTGGAGCCTGAAGCAAAACCTTTAGCTAAGGCACCATATCGGATGGCACCTGCGTGTTGgctgagctaa
- the LOC106421418 gene encoding uncharacterized protein LOC106421418 — protein MPGIDPKIIKHKLHVDPLHQPVRQKRRKFAPERDVIINDEVKSLLGAGFICKVQYPEWLANVVVVKKKNGKWRVCIDFTDLNKSCPKDPFPLPHIDKLLDATVGHQLMSFMDAFSGYNQILMHPEDQEKVLLLYPAVSKHAVSAVLVRDEGNMQLPIYYVSMVLLDAETRYSHLKKLALALIAVARKFRPYFQAHPIVVVTSFPVKLVLHKPEVSGCIAKWAVELGEYDVIFRPATTIKSQVLADFVAEFSPAFLPALEQEIRLQGEIKEEGEWIQKRQRSRSRDSAYLANGEYSLKGREMQLQSNQQRKRVQEEYQAKDDSMIQYVAVTQRLIKKFKSCKLTQIPREPNSQADALSNLGSALETNSQMSIPLLVLQWPATMENPPSEAVSAVEEGGTWMTPQIWYLEADTLPEDRSEAKKIKKQAARYCISQEKLYRRSFSGPYLRCVTPQEAARILVELHEGDCGSHSSGRSLVLRVRRAGYYCPTMAADANRQAKHCDKCQRNAPVSKLPPENLKSISSPWPFRKWGMDIVGKFPMAPGQKVFLLIVTDYFSKWVEAEALSRITDIQIRKFLWTYVITRFGVPHKFVTDNGP, from the exons ATGCCTGGGATCGATCCGAAGATCATTAAGCATAAGCTGCATGTGGATCCCCTACACCAACCCGTCAGACAAAAGAGACGGAAGTTTGCTCCTGAGAGAGATGTGATCATCAACGATGAAGTCAAGAGCCTGCTCGGCGCGGGGTTCATTTGTAAGGTGCAGTATCCAGAGTGGCTAGCCAACGTCGTCGTGGTCAAGAAAAAGAACGGGAAGTGGAGAGTCTGCATTGACTTCACGGACCTAAATAAATCCTGTCCAAAGGACCCCTTCCCGCTACCTCATATCGACAAGCTGTTGGACGCCACCGTGGGGCACCAGCTGATGAGCTTCATGGACGCATTCTCCGGCTATAATCAGATACTCATGCATCCGGAAGACCAGGAGAAAGTCCTGCTGCTATATCCAGCAGTCTCTAAACACGCCGTGAGTGCCGTCTTAGTTCGCGACGAGGGGAACATGCAGCTACCAATCTACTATGTAAGCATGGTTCTCCTGGATGCGGAGACCCGCTACAGCCACCTCAAAAAGCTGGCCTTAGCCCTGATAGCCGTCGCTCGCAAGTTCCGACCCTACTTCCAGGCTCATCCAATTGTGGTTGTTACCTCCTTCCCTGTAAAGTTGGTCCTCCACAAACCCGAAGTCTCCGGATGCATAGCCAAATGGGCCGTGGAACTGGGGGAGTACGACGTAATATTTCGACCCGCCACGACTATAAAGTCACAGGTCCTAGCAGACTTCGTGGCTGAATTCTCCCCTGCCTTTCTCCCCGCTCTGGAGCAGGAGATACGCCTCCAAGGCGAGATtaaggaagaaggagaatggATCCAGAAACGTCAGAGGAGCAGGAGTAGGGATAGTGCTTACCTCGCCAACGGGGAATACAGCCTCAAGGGCCGTGAGATGCAACTTCAAAGCAACCAACAACGAAAGCGA GTACAAGAGGAATATCAAGCAAAAGACGACAGCATGATCCAGTATGTGGCGGTCACTCAACGACTAATCAAGAAGTTCAAGAGCTGTAAACTCACTCAAATCCCCCGGGAACCGAACTCACAAGCCGATGCCCTGTCCAATCTAGGGTCCGCCCTCGAAACGAATAGCCAGATGAGTATCCCCTTGCTCGTGCTTCAATGGCCAGCTACCATGGAGAATCCCCCATCAGAGGCGGTCTCAGCTGTCGAAGAAGGCGGAACTTGGATGACCCCCCAGATTTGGTACCTGGAGGCCGACACCCTCCCGGAAGACCGTAGCGAGGCCAAAAAGATCAAGAAGCAAGCCGCGAGGTACTGTATCTCCCAGGAGAAGCTATACCGGAGGTCTTTCTCTGGCCCGTACCTAAGGTGTGTGACACCCCAAGAAGCCGCTAGAATCCTTGTAGAACTACACGAAGGAGACTGTGGATCCCACTCTAGCGGCAGAAGTCTGGTGCTTAGAGTCAGAAGGGCTGGTTACTACTGCCCCACGATGGCCGCCGACGCCAACAGACAAGCCAAGCACTGCGACAAATGCCAAAGGAACGCTCCAGTCTCGAAGCTCCCCCCGGAGAACCTCAAGTCCATAAGCTCACCATGGCCCTTCAGAAAGTGGGGCATGGATATAGTAGGGAAATTTCCTATGGCACCGGGGCAGAAGGTCTTCCTTCTGATAGTCACTGACTACTTCTCCAAGTGGGTCGAAGCAGAAGCGCTCAGCCGCATAACAGATATCCAGATCCGCAAGTTCCTGTGGACCTACGTAATCACTCGCTTCGGGGTCCCCCACAAGTTCGTCACCGACAATGGACCCTAG
- the LOC106421484 gene encoding C2 and GRAM domain-containing protein At5g50170 isoform X1, with amino-acid sequence MRLYVYVLQAKDLPVQETSVVLHVGKHKSKTRVSRGTSNPIWHEEFVFRVGAVDEGDDVVVSVLHHDQDHHHQSDVSTGLIGKVRIPLCSVAGEENQTLLPTWFVIEKPSDGKFVNIECGKILLSMSLQGKSESTSDEKVLPYKQDVTLEAVKEVQGSAKEGKRRKHHDGKHIMKNLVNQIDKLFHKKEEISKRLNDEPAGDSVTSNYEDATDKSCSSAATTCTSFEEGLDLMQSSDGEIEEMPENLVGGILVDQKYLVSPSDLNKFLFSPNSQFRKELAELQSLTDVQEGPWTMIQEDITPRLTRLVTYMRPATKLVKAGKATESQVYRKASGNQFAVFVSVSTPDVPYGNTFKVELLYKIEPVTEPNAVGESSRLIISWGIQFSQSTIMKGMIEGGARQGLKESFEQFSDLLAKNYKTLDPAVVLDKEQVIATVQSEQKTDLKSAFLYFWSSSVVCAVLLSVYVVVHMLHCEPSKIQGVEFYGLDLPDSFGELFSSGTLVLLLERVYMMTVHFIQARLHRGRDQGGKANGKGWILTIALIKGTNLASVEATELFDPYVVFTCNGKTRTSSVKLQAQDPQWNEVIEFDAMEEPPSVLDVEVFDFDGPFDQGVSLGHAEINFLKLTADELADLCVPLVGHHAQASQSKLQLRIFLENKNGVETMKDYLSKVEKEVGKKLNIRSPQKNSAFQKLFGLPHEEFLLKEYTCYLKRKLPVQGKLFLSARIVAFYSNIFGHKTKFYFLWEDMDDIQVLPPTLASLGSPLLLIILKKNRGLDAKHGAKSQDEEGRLWFYFQSFVSFDATSRTIMALWKTRTLSVDQRAHIAEEESDVSDPFFLPGDVAVVSDADPLQMSKVYACDLPGDVELVMKIFGGGEMERKIMEKSGCLNYASTTWESKKPGIYERRVSYKYNHTVSVFGGGVTCSQQKSTAPNDEGWILNDIVALHDVPFGDNFRVHLRYEVKKAGVDCKTSKCEVYLRIRWLKPIKFEQRISKSIMEKFRNRLKVIFDLFQKESVANSSLTLL; translated from the exons ATGAGGCTTTACGTGTACGTCCTACAAGCGAAGGATTTGCCTGTTCAAGAGACGTCCGTCGTGCTTCACGTTGGGAAACACAAGTCCAAGACGAGAGTTTCCAGAGGTACTTCCAATCCGATCTGGCATGAGGAATTCGTTTTCAGAGTTGGCGCTGTTGATGAAGGTGACGATGTTGTTGTATCTGTTCTTCATCATGAccaagatcatcatcatcagtctGATGTCTCCACGGGTTTGATTGGTAAAGTTCGGATTCCGCTTTGTTCCGTCGCCGGTGAAGAGAATCAGACGCTGTTGCCGACGTGGTTCGTCATTGAAAAGCCCAGTGATGGCAAGTTCGTTAACATCGAATGTG GGAAAATCCTTCTCAGTATGTCTTTGCAAGGGAAGTCTGAAAGTACCTCTgatgaaaaagttctcccttaTAAGCAGGATGTGACCTTGGAGGCTGTTAAAGAAGTCCAAGGATCTGCTAAAGAAGGGAAACGGCGTAAACACCATGATGGGAAGCACATTATGAAGAATCTCGTCAACCAGATTGACAAGCTTTTTCATAAGAAAGAGGAAATCTCTAAGAGACTCAACGATGAGCCAGCAGGAGATAGTGTAACCTCAAATTATGAGGACGCCACAGACAAATCTTGCTCCTCTGCTGCTACTACTTGTACTAGCTTTGAAGAAGGCCTTGATCTGATGCAGTCTAGCGACGGAGAAATAGAAGAAATGCCTGAGAATCTTGTTGGGGGAATTCTTGTCGATCAGAAATATTTAGTCTCACCTTCTGATCTTAACAAATTTCTCTTCTCGCCCAATTCCCAGTTTAGGAAAGAGTTGGCTGAACTTCAAAGTTTAACCGATGTACAGGAAGGGCCTTGGACAATGATTCAGGAAGATATTACTCCTCGTCTAACACGGCTTGTCACATACATGAGACCTGCAACAAAGTTGGTCAAAGCAGGAAAAGCTACAGAGAGTCAAGTTTACCGGAAAGCGAGTGGGAATCAGTTTGCTGTTTTTGTAAGTGTAAGTACACCAGATGTTCCTTATGGAAACACCTTTAAAGTAGAGTTGCTTTACAAGATTGAACCTGTAACGGAGCCAAACGCTGTTGGTGAATCTTCTCGGCTGATTATATCGTGGGGTATTCAATTCAGCCAAAGTACTATAATGAAAGGTATGATTGAAGGAGGTGCTAGGCAAGGGCTGAAAGAGAGTTTTGAGCAATTTTCTGATCTCTTGGCTAAGAATTACAAAACTCTTGATCCGGCTGTTGTATTGGACAAGGAGCAGGTCATAGCAACAGTGCAGTCAGAGCAAAAGACAGATTTGAAATCAGCTTTTCTATACTTCTGGAGTTCCTCTGTCGTCTGTGCAGTTCTGTTGTCTGTGTATGTTGTGGTACATATGCTTCACTGTGAGCCCAGCAAAATCCAAGGAGTTGAATTCTATGGTCTTGATTTACCTGATAGTTTTGGGGAGCTGTTTTCTAGTGGGACACTAGTTCTTCTTTTGGAGCGTGTTTATATGATGACAGTCCACTTTATACAAGCTAGACTGCATCGAG GAAGAGACCAAGGAGGCAAAGCTAATGGTAAGGGATGGATTCTGACAATAGCTCTAATTAAGGGCACAAATTTGGCTTCGGTGGAAGCAACAGAGCTCTTTGATCCTTATGTTGTTTTCACTTGCAATGGGAAAACAAGAACAAGCTCTGTCAAACTTCAAGCACAGGATCCTCAGTGGAATG AGGTGATCGAATTTGATGCAATGGAGGAACCACCGTCAGTATTAGATGTTGAGGTATTTGATTTCGATGGTCCATTTGACCAGGGTGTCTCCCTTGGGCATGCGGAGATAAATTTCCTGAAACTCACAGCGGATGAACTTGCGGACTTGTGTGTTCCTTTAGTTGGTCATCATGCTCAAGCGTCTCAATCAAAATTACAGCTGAGAATTTTTCTGGAAAACAAGAACGGTGTTGAAACAATGAAGGATTACTTGAGCAAGGTGGAAAAGGAAGTCGGAAAGAAG TTGAACATTCGGTCGCCACAAAAGAACTCCGCTTTCCAGAAACTGTTTGGTTTGCCCCATGAAGAGTTTCTTCTCAAAGAATATACATGTTACTTGAAGAGAAAACTCCCTGTGCAG GGCAAGCTCTTTCTGTCGGCTAGAATTGTGGCGTTCTATTCTAATATATTTGGACACAAGACAAAGTTTTACTTTCTCTGGGAAGATATGGATGACATCCAAGTGCTCCCCCCAACTCTTGCTTCCTTAGGTAGCCCTTTGCTGCTCATTATTCTGAAAAAGAACCGAGGTCTTGATGCAAAGCATGGGGCTAAATCTCAGGATGAGGAAGGAAGGCTTTGGTTCTATTTCCAGTCATTTGTCTCATTTGATGCGACTAGCAG GACAATCATGGCTTTGTGGAAAACGAGGACGTTAAGTGTTGATCAAAGAGCACATATagcagaagaagaatcagatgtGTCAGATCCTTTCTTCTTGCCAGGAGATGTTGCAGTTGTTTCAGATGCCGATCCGTTACAGATGTCAAAGGTGTACGCATGTGATCTACCTGGCGAT GTAGAATTAGTTATGAAGATCTTCGGTGGAGGAGAAATGGAGCGTAAGATCATGGAGAAATCTGGATGTCTCAATTACGCGAGCACAACATGGGAGTCTAAAAAACCGGGGATCTACGAAAGACGGGTTTCTTACAAATACAATCACACTGTCTCTGTGTTTGGGGGCGGAGTTACCTGCTCACAACAGAAATCTACAGCTCCAAATGATGAAGGCTGGATCTTAAATGACATTGTAGCTCTTCATGATGTTCCATTTGGAGACAATTTTCGC GTTCATCTAAGGTATGAAGTGAAAAAAGCAGGAGTTGATTGTAAAACAAGCAAGTGTGAGGTCTACTTGAGGATCCGGTGGCTGAAACCAATAAAGTTTGAACAGAGGATAAGCAAAAGTATAATGGAGAAGTTCAGGAATCGATTGAAGGTTATATTTGATTTGTTCCAGAAAGAATCTGTTGCAAATTCGTCTTTGACACTTCTTTGA